In Actinomadura luteofluorescens, the sequence GCCAGGCCGACGAGCACGAACCACGGCCACAGCTGCACGTACGGGGCGTCCACCCCGATGCGCGACAGGCCGAACATCGCGGTCGCGGTGAACGCCATCCCGAGGACGAGCGGCACCCGCGGCCCGAACCGGCTGGTCAGCGCGCCCGCCACCGGGGAGGCGACGATGAACACGCCGGTCATCGGCAGCATCCGCACGCCGGCGTCAACCGGGCTCATGCCGTGCACCTGCTGCAGGTACAGGGTGATGAAGAAGATCGTCCCGAACATCCCGAAGAAGCCGAGCACGATGAGGCCGGTGGCCGCCGACAGCGACACCGACCGGAACAGCCCGAGCGGCAGCAGCGGGCGCTCCACCCGCAGCTCGTTCCAGACGAACGCGGCGAACAGCACGGCGGACGCGGCGAACGACACGAGCGGGACGGCGTCGCCGAACCCGTTCTCGCCGGCCTTGATGAGCCCCCAGACCAGGGCGAACAGCGCGCCGCTGAGCAGCGCGACGCCCGGCAGGTCGAACGAGCCGGCGGCCTCCTCGTCCCGCGACTCGCGGATCACCCACAGGCCGACGAGCAGCGCGACCAGCCCGAGCGGGGCGTTCAGGAAGAACACCGACTCCCAGTTGACGTTCTCCACCAGCAGCCCGGCGACGATCGGGCCGCCGGCGATGGAGATGCCGACCGTGGACCCCCAGATGCCGATCGCGGCGTTGAGCCGCTCGGCCGGGAACGTGTTGCGCAGGAGGGCGAGGCTCGCGGGTTGCAGGAGGGCCCCCGCGAACCCCTGCACGACCCGCCAGAAGATCACCATGCCGAGCCCGCCCGAGAGCCCGATCAGCACCGACGACACGGCGAACCCGACGACGCCCGCGAGGAAGGTGCGCTTGCGGCCGAACCGGTCGGCGATCTTCCCTGCCGGGATCAGCGTGACGGCGAGGGCCAGCAGGTAGGCGTTGGTGACCCACTGCAGGCCGGACAGGTTCGCGCCGAGGTCCTTGGCGATCGCGGGGTTGGCGATGGACACGACGGTCGCGTCCAGACCGACCATCATCACGCCCAGCGCGACCGCGACGAGTGTGAGCCAGGGATGCCCGTGCCCGGCCCTGGCGGGACGGTCGCGCGCCTGGTCGCGCGGGGGTAGGTGGACGGCGCCCGGTTCGAGGGTCTCGGCGCCATGGGGTTGAGTCATCATCGACCTCCGGCTTGGCAGGGCTTCAAACTGTCATGGCATGACAGATGTCGTCAACTGCCCTTCGCATGCATGCGACATGTTTCACGTCACGACAAAGCGGGGTCGACGGACGATCGCCGGGCGATTACAATGCGCGCATGACCGCGACCGCCCCCGAGACCGGCACGTCCGGCCCCGGTTCCCAGCCCCCGGGCAGGCGCGAACGCAAGAAGCAGCGCACCCGAGAGGCGCTCGTCGACGCGGCGTTCACCCTCTTCGCCGAGAAGGGGTTCGACGCCACCACCGTCGAGGAGATCGCCGACGCCGTGGACGTCTCGTCCCGGACGTTCTTCCGCTACTTCGCCTCGAAAGAGGACGTCGCCCTCACCTTCCAGGAAGAGCAGACCCGCGCCGTCCTCGGCAAGTTCGCCGAACGCCCGCCGGACGAGCCGATCATGACCGCGCTGCGGCACACCGTGGTGGAGATCGCGCGGGCGTGCGAGGCCGGCGAGCTCGGCTTCGACACCGGCCGCTTCGAGTGCATGCTCTCGATGATGAGCGACAGCCCGACGCTGATGGCGGGCAGCCTGGAGCACGCCCAGAAGAAGCAGGCGCTGCTCACCGAGGTCATCGCCGAGCGCATGGGCCTCGACCCCGCGAAGGACCTGCGCCCCCACGTCGTCGCCGCCGCCAGCACCTGCGCGTTCCAGGCCGCCGCCGACGCCACCCGCCGCCTCGGCGGGACGTTCGCCACGCTGTCGGAGACCGTCGACCAGGCCTTCGCCATCCTGGAGAACGGGCTGAACGAGCCCGCCCCGCCGCGCGACTGACCCGCCCGCGGCACGGCCCGGCCCGCGCCGGCCTGCGACGACACACTCACCCTGTGTGTGCGCGGCGCCGGCGCGGGTACTTGTCGTGCGGTGCCGGGGGACGCCGCGTCCCCGCACGGACGAGGAGGGCGACATGGCTCCGAAGCACCCGCCCCGCGCCGGGCGCGGCGGCCGCGACCTGGAGGTCAATCCGATCTTCACGCGGGAGCCCCTGACGGTCCCGCGGTACCGGCTGCCCGCCGGGGAGATGGAGCCGTCCACCGCCTACCAGGTGGTCCACGACGAGCTGATGCTGGACGGCAACGCGCGGCTGAACCTGGCGACGTTCGTGTCCACGTGGGCCGAGCCGGAGGCTCGGATGCTGATGGCCGAGTGCGAGGCCAAGAACATGATCGACAAGGACGAGTACCCGCGCACCGCCGAGCTGGAGCTGCGCTGCGTGCGCATGCTCGCCCGGCTCTGGAACGCCGGCGACCCGCACCACGCGGTGGGGTGCTCCACCACCGGGTCCAGCGAGGCCGCGATGCTCGGCGGCCTCGCGCTCAAGCGCCGCTGGCGGGAGCGGCGGCGGGCCGCGGGCGAACCGGCGGACCGCCCCAACCTCGTCATGGGCGTCAACGTGCAGATCTGCTGGGAGAAGTTCGCGAACTACTTCGAGGTCGAGCCCCGCTACGTGCCGATGGAGGGCGACCGCTACCACCTCGGCGCGCGGGAGGCCGTGGAACTGTGCGACGAGAACACCATCGGCGTCGTCGCCGTCCTCGGCTCCACGTTCGACGGCAGCTACGAGCCCGTGGCCGACATCGCGGCCGCGCTCGACGACCTCCAGGCGCGCACCGGGCTCGACGTCCCGATCCACGTCGACGGCGCGTCCGGCGCGATGATCGCCCCGTTCCTCGACCCGGACCTGCTCTGGGACTTCCGGCTGCCCCGGGTCGCCTCCATCAACACCTCCGGCCACAAGTACGGGCTGGTCATGCCCGGCGTGGGCTGGGCGCTGTGGCGGGACGAGGAGGCCCTGCCGGACGACCTCGTCTTCCACGTCAACTACCTCGGCGGCGACATGCCGACGTTCGCGCTGAACTTCTCGCGCCCCGGGGCGCAGGTCGTCGCCCAGTACTACAACTTCCTGCGGCTCGGCTTCGACGGGTACCGCCGCGTCCAGCAGACGTGCCGGGACGTCGCCACCCGGCTGGCCGCCGAGATCGACGGGCTCTACCCCTACTACAGGCTCACCGGAGGCGGCGACCTCCCCGTCTTCGCGTTCCGCGTCCGGGAGGACTTCGACGGCTTCACCGTCTACGACGTCTCCGCCGCGCTGCGCGAGTCCGGCTGGCTCGTGCCCGCCTACAGCTTCCCCGAGAACCGCACCGACCTCGACGTCCTGCGCGTCGTCGTGCGCAACGGGTTCGGGCACGACCTCGCCGAGCTGTTCATGGACGACCTCCGCCGCACCACGCTCCGGCTCCGCTCCCAGAAGCAGCCCCACCGCGACCCGCGGCAGGCCAGCGGCTTCGCCCACGGCGCCGAACCCAAGAAGGTCCAGGCCAGGAAGGTCTGACGGGCGGCCGGCGGGCCGCCCGTCACACCCGGCCGGCTCCGGGCCGGTGCGTCAGCGGGGCGCCCGGGGCAGGCCGAGCCCGATCATCGCGATCAGCTCGCGCTGGATCTCGTTGACGCCGCCGCCGAAGGTCAGCACGAGCGCGCCCTTCGCGAGCCGGTCCTGGGCCTCCATGAACGCCGCCGTCTCGGGGTCGCCCGGGTCGCCGTAGCGGGCCAGGACGTCCCCGACGATGCGGCCGACCTCCTGCATCCGCTCCGAAGCGTAGATCTTGGTGGCGGACGCGTCGGCGGCGCCGAGCCAGCCGAGGTCCTGGTTCGCCGCGACCTGCCAGTTGAGGAACTCGTTGGCGCGCAGGTAGGCGTACACCTGCGCGACCGCGCGGCGCACGGCCGGCTCCTCGATGAGCGGGCGGCCGCCCGGTCCCGCGGTCGTGCGGGCCCAGCGCGCGAACCGGACGTGGGTGTGCCCGATGTTCCCGGCCGGGCCGAGCGTGACCCGCTCGTGGTTGAGCTGGTTGACGATGAGGTCCCAGCCCTTGTTCTCCTCGCCGACCAGCATGTCGGCCGGGACCCGGACGTCCTGGAAGTACGTCGAGTTGGTGTGGTGCGCGCCGTCCATCGTGATGATCGGCGTCCAGGAGAACCCCGGGTCCTTGCAGTCCACGACGAGCATCGAGATGCCCTTGTGCTTCTTGGCCTGTGGGTCGGTGCGGGCCGCGAGCCACACGTAGTCGGCATGGTGGGCGCCCGAGGTGAAGATCTTCTGGCCGTTGACCACGTAGTGGTCGCCGTCCCGGACGGCGGTGGTGCGCAGGGCCGCGAGGTCGGTCCCGGCGCCCGGCTCGCTGTAGCCGATCGCGAAGTGGCACTCGCCGGCGAGGATGCGCGGGATGAACTGCTCCTTGTGCGCGTCCGACCCGTACTGCAGGATCGTCGGCGCCACCGAGTTCAGCGTGATCAGCGGGTAGGTGACCTCCGCGCGGGCGATCTCCGTGGCGAAGATCGTCTGCTCGACCGGGCCGTAGCCGCGGCCGCCGTACTCCTTCGGGAGCGCGACGCCGAGCATCCCGTCGCGGCCGAGGCGCCGGCAGTGCTCCAGGTAGGGCGGGCCGAACGGGTCGGCGCGGATCGCGGCGCGCTGCTCGGCGGTCAGGCAGTTCTCGAAGTACTCGCGCAGCTCGGCGCGCAGCCGCTTCTGCTCGTCGGTCAGGTCGATGAACATTCAGGCCTCCTGGGCGATGAGGGCGCCGAGCGCGTCGAGACGGTCCTCACCGCCGCCGAGCAGATGCCCGCAGTGCTTGCCCCAGGCGAAGTACCGGTGCAGCGGGTAGGTGATGTCCAGGCCGATGCCGCCGTGCAGGTGCTGGCAGGTGTACAGCGCCTTCACCACGGGGTCGCACGCGTTGTAGGCGGCGATGGCGAGGACCTCCTCGGCGTCGCCCGCGCCCTGCGCGAGGCGCCACACGCCCGCCCACACGGCCACGTCCAGCGCCCGCTTGGCGATGTAGACGTCCCCGATCTGCATCGTGACCGCCTGGAACTGCGCGAGCGCCCGGCCGAACTGCTCGCGCGTCTTCGTGTACTCCTTCGTCAGCTCCAGCGCGCCCTCGATGACGCCGGACGCGACGGCGACCGCGCCCGCGACGGCCGAGCGGCGCAACGTGTCCCAGGCGGCGCCGTCCGCCGTCCCGCCGAGCAGGGCGTCCGCGCCGACCCGGACGCCGTCCAGGGCGACCCGCGACAGCGGCTCGGACGTCGCCGACGGCTGCCCGGTGATCATCACGGCGGCGGGTTCCACGAGGAAGACCCCGACGCCACCGCCCTCGACGCGGGCCGGGACGAGGATCCGTGACGCCTCCCGCGCGTACGGGACGAACGTCTTCACGCCGTCCAGCACATGGCCGTCGCCGTCCGCGCGGGCCGTCGCCGCGATCTCACCGGCCGGGCCGACCTCGCGGTAGGCGCCCGTCAGGATCGTCGCGCCCTCGGTGAGCGGGGCCAGCAGGGCGCGCTGCTCCGGCGTCCCGTGCGCCCCGATCGGGACGGCCGCCAGCGCGAGCGAGGCGTACACCGGGACGGGCGCGGTGCGGACCCCGACCTCCCGCAGGATCACCGCCAGCTCCACCGGCCCGAGCCCGGCACCGCCGGCGTCCTCGGGCAGGACGACGCCGAGCAGCCCCGCCTGCGCGAGCGCCTTCCACGTCACGTCGTCATAGGGCGCCTCGCTCTTCTCGAACGCCTCCAGCCGCTCCTGCGCGGCCTCCCGCGCGAGCACGTCCGCCGCGAGCCCCCTGATCTCTCGCTGGGTCTCGTCGAGGTCGAAGTCCACTCATCCGCTCCCTTCCAGCAGGTGCAGCCGGCCGCGGCGCTCGAACTCGGCCCGCAGCGCGGCCGCGTCCGCCGCGCTCATCGGGCGGTAGTCCAGGTCGCGGCCGGGCCGCCACCACACCGGGTCGTCGGTGCGCCAGGCGTCCCGGGCCAGCCGGCGCTTGAGGATCTTGTTGGAGGCGGTCGCGGGCAGCTCCCGCGCCACCCGCACGTACCGCGGGATCCACTTCGGGCCGAGGTCGGCGCGCCCGCGCAGGTACTCGGCGAACGCACCCGGGTCGAAGTCGTCGGCGGCGACGGCGAGCATCACCTGGTCGCCGGACGCCTCGTCCGGGACCCCGTACACGGCGAGCTGCCGGACCCCGGGCAACTCCGCCAGAACGCGTTCCACCTGCACGGCGCCGAAGTTCTCGCCGTCCACGCGGAGCCGGTCGCCGCTGCGGCCGGCGAAGAAGATGTAGCCGTCCGCGTCGGCGTAGGCGAGGTCGCCGCTCCAGAACATGCCGTCGCGGAGCCGGTCGGGGGCGTCCTCCTTGTAGTACCCGTCGAACAGGCCGAGGTCGCCGGTGTTGACCAGCTCCCCCACGGCCTCGTCGCCGTTCACCAGCCGTCCGGCCCCGTCGAACACGCCGGGAGGGCACGGCCGTCCCGCCGGGTCGAGGATCGCGATGCCCTCGGTCAGCCTCCCCAGCGCGCCCTGCGGGCCGAACGGGTCGGGCGCCAGCGAGATCGCGGTCTCCGTCGAGCCGTAGCCGTCGATGACGAAACACCCGAAACGCTCGCCGAACGCCTTCTGCTCCAGCGGCGCCGCCTCGTTCCCGAAGGCGAACTGCAGTGGATTGTCGGCGTCGTCCTCTCCCTCCGGCGTGGCCAGCACGTACGAGAGGGCTTTGCCGACGTAGTGCAGGTAGGTGCAGCCGTGGGCGCGCGCGTCCGGCAGGACGGCCGACGCCGAGAACCGGGAGCGCAGCACCAGCTCGGCCCCGGCGGCCAGCGCCGGCGCGTACGCCGCCATGACCGCGCCCGAGTGGAACAGCGGCATCGGGCAGTAGACGACCGCCTCCGGCGACAGCATGCGCCCGGCGAGCATCTCCCCCGGCACGGCCACCTTCCGATGGGTGACGCGGACGGCCCGCGGCCGCCCCGACGTCCCGGAGGTGAAGATCAACATCAGCAGGGTCCCGGGGCCGGTCGCCGCGGCGCCGGGCAGCGGCGAGCCCGTGTGGGGCGCGACCAGCTCACCGAAGGCGTCCACGTCCACGACCGGGAGCCCGAGCGCGGCGGCCTTCCCGGCGTACCGCGGCTGGGTCAGCACGAGATCGCAGTCGGCGCGCTCGGCGTCGCCCGCCAGCTCGGCGCCGCTCCGCGTCGGGTTCAGCGCCACGACCACCGCCCCCGACAGCGCCGCGCCTCCGAGGAGGAACACCACCTCGGGAAGGTTGTCGAGGAGCACACCGACGTGGACCGGCCGTTCGGGACGCGCCTCGCCGCGCAGCCACGCCGCGCGGGCCGCGCACTCGGCCACGACCTCCCGCCACGTCCAGGCACGGCCGTCGTCGGCGGACCGCAGCCCGGGGCGGTCGTCGTCCGCCCGCGCCTCCAGCAGCGCCGCGACGCTCACCGGCCCACCTCCCCGATCCGTCCCACGGCGAAAAAGTAGAACAGATTCTACTAAGTGTCCAGAGGGACGATCTCTCCCGTCCACGACCCGGTTCGCCTGGGTGTCATGGGAAACCGGACGGGCATGGGGCACCGGGGACGAGATCGCGATGAACCGATCAGATAACAGGTTCTCGCGAGAGCGGTACCCTGGGGAGGACGCGTCGGGCGACCGTGCCCGCACAGAAGGGAAGGCGACCGTGACCGCAGAGCCGACAGTGACCGGGGACGAGACCCGGGGTCAGCCGGGCGGCCAGGGCGTACGCTCCCGCAGCCAGCACCAGCGGCGCAAGCGTATCGTCCAGGCGGCCGCGGCGCTCGCATCGCGCGGCGGGATCGAGGCGATGCAGATGCGCACCGTGTCCGAGCGCGCGGGCGTCGCCCTCGGCACCCTCTACCGCTACTTCCCGTCCAAGATGGACCTGGTCGTCGCCGTCGTCAGCGAGGAGCTCGACCTCCTGGAGGGCAGCATCGAGCGCCGCCCGCCCCGCGCCGGCGGCGCACCGGACCGCGCCGTCGAGGTGCTGATGCGCGCCACCCGCGGCCTGATGCGCGAGCCGGAGCTGGCCGAGGCGCTGATCCGCTCCCTCCTCCTGTCCGACGTCAAGACCGACTTCGGCGACCGCATGAGCGAGCTCCTCCTGCGCGCCGCGTCCGGCCCGCCGGAGGACATCCCCGCCGAGGACCCCCGCCGCCTCGTCGCCCGCGCCCTGTCCGGCATCTGGACGATGGAGATGATCGAGATGCTGCGCGGCAACGCCACCGCCGAGGAGATCCAGGCCCGCCTGGAGATCACCGCCTCCCGC encodes:
- a CDS encoding MFS transporter, translating into MTQPHGAETLEPGAVHLPPRDQARDRPARAGHGHPWLTLVAVALGVMMVGLDATVVSIANPAIAKDLGANLSGLQWVTNAYLLALAVTLIPAGKIADRFGRKRTFLAGVVGFAVSSVLIGLSGGLGMVIFWRVVQGFAGALLQPASLALLRNTFPAERLNAAIGIWGSTVGISIAGGPIVAGLLVENVNWESVFFLNAPLGLVALLVGLWVIRESRDEEAAGSFDLPGVALLSGALFALVWGLIKAGENGFGDAVPLVSFAASAVLFAAFVWNELRVERPLLPLGLFRSVSLSAATGLIVLGFFGMFGTIFFITLYLQQVHGMSPVDAGVRMLPMTGVFIVASPVAGALTSRFGPRVPLVLGMAFTATAMFGLSRIGVDAPYVQLWPWFVLVGLAFGMVIVAGTEAIVGNAPAHLAGVAGGLQQTAAQVGGVLGTSVLGVLLSTKVGDVLFGRLTEAGLPGAAARQLEGQGGLVSQGVAPVPPGTSKPAADAITTGSHLAFMDGFQTSLTVAGAVALVAVLAALLVRRGSSPVEGAAAA
- a CDS encoding TetR family transcriptional regulator → MTATAPETGTSGPGSQPPGRRERKKQRTREALVDAAFTLFAEKGFDATTVEEIADAVDVSSRTFFRYFASKEDVALTFQEEQTRAVLGKFAERPPDEPIMTALRHTVVEIARACEAGELGFDTGRFECMLSMMSDSPTLMAGSLEHAQKKQALLTEVIAERMGLDPAKDLRPHVVAAASTCAFQAAADATRRLGGTFATLSETVDQAFAILENGLNEPAPPRD
- a CDS encoding glutamate decarboxylase, whose amino-acid sequence is MAPKHPPRAGRGGRDLEVNPIFTREPLTVPRYRLPAGEMEPSTAYQVVHDELMLDGNARLNLATFVSTWAEPEARMLMAECEAKNMIDKDEYPRTAELELRCVRMLARLWNAGDPHHAVGCSTTGSSEAAMLGGLALKRRWRERRRAAGEPADRPNLVMGVNVQICWEKFANYFEVEPRYVPMEGDRYHLGAREAVELCDENTIGVVAVLGSTFDGSYEPVADIAAALDDLQARTGLDVPIHVDGASGAMIAPFLDPDLLWDFRLPRVASINTSGHKYGLVMPGVGWALWRDEEALPDDLVFHVNYLGGDMPTFALNFSRPGAQVVAQYYNFLRLGFDGYRRVQQTCRDVATRLAAEIDGLYPYYRLTGGGDLPVFAFRVREDFDGFTVYDVSAALRESGWLVPAYSFPENRTDLDVLRVVVRNGFGHDLAELFMDDLRRTTLRLRSQKQPHRDPRQASGFAHGAEPKKVQARKV
- a CDS encoding acyl-CoA dehydrogenase family protein, producing MFIDLTDEQKRLRAELREYFENCLTAEQRAAIRADPFGPPYLEHCRRLGRDGMLGVALPKEYGGRGYGPVEQTIFATEIARAEVTYPLITLNSVAPTILQYGSDAHKEQFIPRILAGECHFAIGYSEPGAGTDLAALRTTAVRDGDHYVVNGQKIFTSGAHHADYVWLAARTDPQAKKHKGISMLVVDCKDPGFSWTPIITMDGAHHTNSTYFQDVRVPADMLVGEENKGWDLIVNQLNHERVTLGPAGNIGHTHVRFARWARTTAGPGGRPLIEEPAVRRAVAQVYAYLRANEFLNWQVAANQDLGWLGAADASATKIYASERMQEVGRIVGDVLARYGDPGDPETAAFMEAQDRLAKGALVLTFGGGVNEIQRELIAMIGLGLPRAPR
- a CDS encoding acyl-CoA dehydrogenase family protein, whose product is MDFDLDETQREIRGLAADVLAREAAQERLEAFEKSEAPYDDVTWKALAQAGLLGVVLPEDAGGAGLGPVELAVILREVGVRTAPVPVYASLALAAVPIGAHGTPEQRALLAPLTEGATILTGAYREVGPAGEIAATARADGDGHVLDGVKTFVPYAREASRILVPARVEGGGVGVFLVEPAAVMITGQPSATSEPLSRVALDGVRVGADALLGGTADGAAWDTLRRSAVAGAVAVASGVIEGALELTKEYTKTREQFGRALAQFQAVTMQIGDVYIAKRALDVAVWAGVWRLAQGAGDAEEVLAIAAYNACDPVVKALYTCQHLHGGIGLDITYPLHRYFAWGKHCGHLLGGGEDRLDALGALIAQEA
- a CDS encoding AMP-binding protein, whose protein sequence is MSVAALLEARADDDRPGLRSADDGRAWTWREVVAECAARAAWLRGEARPERPVHVGVLLDNLPEVVFLLGGAALSGAVVVALNPTRSGAELAGDAERADCDLVLTQPRYAGKAAALGLPVVDVDAFGELVAPHTGSPLPGAAATGPGTLLMLIFTSGTSGRPRAVRVTHRKVAVPGEMLAGRMLSPEAVVYCPMPLFHSGAVMAAYAPALAAGAELVLRSRFSASAVLPDARAHGCTYLHYVGKALSYVLATPEGEDDADNPLQFAFGNEAAPLEQKAFGERFGCFVIDGYGSTETAISLAPDPFGPQGALGRLTEGIAILDPAGRPCPPGVFDGAGRLVNGDEAVGELVNTGDLGLFDGYYKEDAPDRLRDGMFWSGDLAYADADGYIFFAGRSGDRLRVDGENFGAVQVERVLAELPGVRQLAVYGVPDEASGDQVMLAVAADDFDPGAFAEYLRGRADLGPKWIPRYVRVARELPATASNKILKRRLARDAWRTDDPVWWRPGRDLDYRPMSAADAAALRAEFERRGRLHLLEGSG
- a CDS encoding TetR family transcriptional regulator, whose product is MTAEPTVTGDETRGQPGGQGVRSRSQHQRRKRIVQAAAALASRGGIEAMQMRTVSERAGVALGTLYRYFPSKMDLVVAVVSEELDLLEGSIERRPPRAGGAPDRAVEVLMRATRGLMREPELAEALIRSLLLSDVKTDFGDRMSELLLRAASGPPEDIPAEDPRRLVARALSGIWTMEMIEMLRGNATAEEIQARLEITASRLLID